The proteins below come from a single Pseudochaenichthys georgianus chromosome 14, fPseGeo1.2, whole genome shotgun sequence genomic window:
- the ppp2cab gene encoding serine/threonine-protein phosphatase 2A catalytic subunit alpha isoform has product MDEKAFTKELDLWIEQLNECKQLSEGQVKSLCEKAKEILTKESNVQEVRCPVTVCGDVHGQFHDLMELFKIGGKSPDTNYLFMGDYVDRGYYSVETVSLLVALKVRYRERITILRGNHESRQITQVYGFYDECLRKYGNANVWKSFTDLFDYLPLTALVDSQIFCLHGGLSPSIDTLDHIRALDRLQEVPHEGPMCDLLWSDPDDRGGWGISPRGAGYTFGQDISETFNHANRLTLVSRAHQLVMEGYNWCHERNVVTIFSAPNYCYRCGNQAAIMELDDTLKYSFLQFDPAPRRGEPHVTRRTPDYFL; this is encoded by the exons ATGGACGAAAAGGCTTTTACGAAGGAACTTGATCTGTGGATCGAGCAGCTCAACGAGTGCAAGCAGCTATCGGAGGGACAAGTGAAGTCACTTTGTGAAAAG GCAAAAGAGATCCTGACCAAGGAGTCAAATGTCCAGGAGGTGAGATGTCCGGTGACGGTGTGCGGCGACGTGCACGGCCAATTCCACGACCTCATGGAGCTGTTTAAGATCGGAGGGAAATCTCCAGACACAAACTATTTGTTCATGGGAGACTACGTAGACCGAGGGTACTACTCTGTAGAAACCGTCAGTTTACTCGTAGCACTTAAG GTACGCTATCGTGAGCGCATCACAATCCTGAGAGGGAACCACGAGAGCAGACAGATCACACAAGTTTACGGCTTCTATGATGAGTGCCTAAGAAAATATGGAAACGCCAACGTGTGGAAGTCCTTCACAGACCTTTTCGATTATCTCCCCCTCACTGCCTTGGTAGACTCTCAG ATTTTCTGCCTTCATGGAGGCCTTTCCCCGTCCATAGATACTTTGGATCACATCAGAGCACTGGACCGTTTACAGGAAGTGCCGCACGAG GGTCCCATGTGCGACCTGCTGTGGTCGGACCCTGATGATCGCGGCGGCTGGGGCATCTCCCCCCGAGGAGCCGGCTACACTTTTGGCCAGGACATCTCTGAGACCTTCAACCACGCCAACCGTCTCACTCTGGTGTCCCGAGCCCACCAGCTGGTTATGGAG GGTTACAACTGGTGCCATGAGAGGAATGTGGTGACAATATTTAGTGCTCCTAACTACTGCTACCGCTGTGGCAACCAGGCAGCTATCATGGAACTAGACGACACCCTCAAATACTCATT CTTGCAGTTTGACCCTGCGCCTCGCAGAGGAGAGCCTCATGTCACTCGCCGCACCCCCGATTACTTCCTGTAA
- the skp1 gene encoding S-phase kinase-associated protein 1 isoform X2 translates to MPTIKLQSSDGEIFEVDVEIAKQSVTIKTMLEDLGMDDEGDDDPVPLPNVNAAILKKVIQWCTHHKDDPPPPEDDENKEKRTDDIPVWDQEFLKVDQGTLFELILAANYLDIKGLLDVTCKTVANMIKGKTPEEIRKTFNIKNDFTEEEEAQVRKENQWCEEK, encoded by the exons ATGCCCACGATAAAATTACAGAGCTCTGATGGGGAAATCTTCGAGGTGGATGTGGAGATCGCCAAACAGTCTGTCACCATCAAGACTATGTTAGAAG ATTTGGGAATGGATGATGAAGGAGACGATGACCCAGTTCCTCTCCCTAATGTTAACGCTGCCATCCTCAAGAAg GTGATTCAGTGGTGCACCCACCACAAAGATGACCCTCCTCCTCCTGAGGACGATGagaacaaggagaagaggacagATGACATTCCTGTATGGGACcaagagttcctcaaagtggACCAAGGCACCTTGTTTGAACTCATTCTG GCCGCTAACTATTTGGACATCAAAGGTCTGTTAGACGTTACCTGCAAGACGGTTGCCAACATGATTAAAGGCAAAACCCCGGAGGAGATCAGGAAGACTTTTAACATCAAGAACGATTTCACAGAGGAGGAAGAAGCCCAG GTACGCAAAGAGAACCAGTGGTGTGAAGAGAAGTAA
- the skp1 gene encoding S-phase kinase-associated protein 1 isoform X1: protein MIMPTIKLQSSDGEIFEVDVEIAKQSVTIKTMLEDLGMDDEGDDDPVPLPNVNAAILKKVIQWCTHHKDDPPPPEDDENKEKRTDDIPVWDQEFLKVDQGTLFELILAANYLDIKGLLDVTCKTVANMIKGKTPEEIRKTFNIKNDFTEEEEAQVRKENQWCEEK from the exons ATG ATAATGCCCACGATAAAATTACAGAGCTCTGATGGGGAAATCTTCGAGGTGGATGTGGAGATCGCCAAACAGTCTGTCACCATCAAGACTATGTTAGAAG ATTTGGGAATGGATGATGAAGGAGACGATGACCCAGTTCCTCTCCCTAATGTTAACGCTGCCATCCTCAAGAAg GTGATTCAGTGGTGCACCCACCACAAAGATGACCCTCCTCCTCCTGAGGACGATGagaacaaggagaagaggacagATGACATTCCTGTATGGGACcaagagttcctcaaagtggACCAAGGCACCTTGTTTGAACTCATTCTG GCCGCTAACTATTTGGACATCAAAGGTCTGTTAGACGTTACCTGCAAGACGGTTGCCAACATGATTAAAGGCAAAACCCCGGAGGAGATCAGGAAGACTTTTAACATCAAGAACGATTTCACAGAGGAGGAAGAAGCCCAG GTACGCAAAGAGAACCAGTGGTGTGAAGAGAAGTAA